The following are encoded together in the Coffea arabica cultivar ET-39 chromosome 1c, Coffea Arabica ET-39 HiFi, whole genome shotgun sequence genome:
- the LOC140005700 gene encoding uncharacterized protein, whose protein sequence is MHLPIVVSDHFPLLVTSSLAVGSGPCNSRFLEVWRSHGEFINVIRKAWEAECEGRPVRVLLSKLKAVKNALRLWNNEVFGNVFDHVQEREERVLSLERSLENNPTEEGEHLLTQAQCDFKAALLQVTRYWHQKACVRWLKEGDANTRFFYAQFKQCCVRSYIYRIKDMNGIWVDEQSQIESMAIEYFSEVLAQQA, encoded by the coding sequence ATGCACTTGCCTATAGTGGTTTCAGATCATTTTCCGTTGCTGGTCACTTCCTCCCTTGCTGTCGGCAGTGGCCCATGCAACTCCCGATTTCTGGAGGTGTGGAGGTCCCATGGGGAGTTTATTAATGTGATTCGTAAGGCTTGGGAGGCGGAGTGTGAGGGCCGCCCAGTTAGGGTTTTACTTTCGAAATTGAAGGCGGTGAAGAATGCGTTGCGGCTATGGAATAATGAGGTATTTGGAAATGTTTTCGATCACGTCCAGGAAAGGGAAGAGCGGGTCCTTTCACTAGAACGGTCTTTGGAGAATAACCCAACAGAGGAGGGTGAACATTTGCTTACCCAAGCGCAGTGTGACTTCAAGGCGGCTCTGTTGCAGGTAACTAGATATTGGCATCAAAAAGCTTGTGTTCGGTGGCTCAAAGAAGGGGATGCTAACACTAGGTTCTTTTACGCCCAGTTTAAGCAGTGCTGTGTGCGTAGTTATATATACCGTATAAAGGATATGAATGGCATATGGGTAGACGAGCAGTCCCAGATAGAATCCATGGCGATTGAGTACTTCTCTGAAGTGTTGGCGCAACAAGCATAA